A single genomic interval of Helianthus annuus cultivar XRQ/B chromosome 13, HanXRQr2.0-SUNRISE, whole genome shotgun sequence harbors:
- the LOC110898635 gene encoding serine/threonine-protein kinase UCN — protein MAPAALSPDLNIHNLRALKVLGNGAMGTVFLVHNHLTDPSAHSPFALKVVEKRSPTGKADADRRARWEVTVLERLNQKPHSSLPLLIGSFETEDIVAWAIPYCPGGDLNVLRHRQMDRVFSPAVIRFYVAEIVCALEHLHSMGIVYRDLKPENILIQGSGHVTLTDFDLSRTLTPKSLKSLMLSEQVDKHHRGLTLTRVMEAHTLVKLRKAKSARVSPMTRKDVSLVNGERSNSFVGTDEYLAPEVVRGDGHEFAVDWWALGILSYEMLYGTTPFRGQNRKDTFGRILMMPPKFTGQLTPLTDLITKLLDKDPTRRLGYARGASEIKKHPFFVGLQWELLTEVVRPPFIPSRDDVVSKPKLDGFSISEYFQKRNQLPSPLDSPSRDDCGYNVSLTEF, from the coding sequence ATGGCACCAGCCGCATTGTCACCGGACCTAAACATCCATAATCTCCGAGCCCTTAAAGTTTTAGGCAACGGAGCCATGGGCACAGTCTTCCTAGTTCACAATCACCTCACAGACCCATCCGCCCACTCCCCATTCGCCCTCAAAGTCGTCGAGAAACGCTCCCCAACGGGCAAGGCAGACGCTGACCGCCGTGCCCGTTGGGAAGTTACCGTTCTCGAACGGTTGAACCAAAAACCACATTCGTCTCTTCCATTGTTAATTGGGTCGTTTGAGACCGAAGATATCGTCGCGTGGGCTATCCCGTATTGCCCGGGAGGCGACTTGAACGTCCTACGTCATCGGCAAATGGACCGCGTGTTCTCTCCTGCGGTTATACGTTTTTATGTGGCGGAAATCGTTTGTGCTTTGGAACACTTGCATTCCATGGGGATAGTTTATCGCGATTTAAAACCGGAAAACATATTGATTCAAGGGTCAGGTCACGTGACACTCACGGACTTTGACTTGTCACGTACCCTGACCCCAAAATCTTTAAAATCTTTGATGTTATCAGAGCAGGTTGATAAACATCACCGAGGACTCACACTCACACGTGTCATGGAAGCTCACACGCTTGTTAAACTGCGTAAAGCAAAAAGTGCACGTGTGTCTCCCATGACACGTAAAGACGTGAGTCTCGTCAACGGCGAACGATCGAACTCGTTCGTCGGAACGGATGAGTACCTCGCTCCTGAGGTCGTCCGTGGCGACGGACACGAGTTCGCCGTGGATTGGTGGGCGTTAGGAATACTCTCTTACGAAATGTTGTACGGTACAACTCCATttcgagggcaaaatcgtaaagaCACGTTTGGAAGAATATTAATGATGCCGCCGAAATTCACCGGACAACTAACGCCGTTAACGGACTTAATCACGAAGTTACTCGACAAAGATCCCACGCGCCGGCTGGGATACGCGAGAGGCGCGTCTGAGATTAAAAAGCACCCCTTTTTCGTCGGTTTGCAGTGGGAACTACTAACGGAAGTTGTACGTCCTCCGTTTATTCCGTCAAGAGACGACGTTGTGTCAAAACCTAAACTAGATGGTTTCAGCATATCAGAGTATTTTCAGAAGAGAAATCAGCTGCCGTCACCGTTAGATTCTCCGTCAAGAGATGACTGTGGATATAACGTCTCGTTAACGGAGTTTTGA
- the LOC110898636 gene encoding DNA damage-repair/toleration protein DRT100, with translation MSTLVWLIGMAISFSVTMPVNACPPSDRAALLAFKAGLHEPNLGIFKSWTGTDCCNKWYGITCDSLTKRVADINLRGESEDPIFQKAHRTGYMTGSISPAICKLERLSSVIIADWKGISGIIPPCISSLPSLRILDLIGNQISGEIPFNIGKLRRLTVLNLADNKLTGRIPRSLADLSSLKHLDLRNNMISGTIPRNFGKLRMMSRCLLSGNRIYGPIPETISYIYRLSDLDLSLNRLTGPIPDSLGKMSVLGTLNLDGNLISGKLPATLINSRISILNLSRNAIEGNIPDVFDSRSYFMVMDLSYNKLKGSIPKSISSASFIGHLDLSHNHLCGAIPAAEWFEHLEATSFMYNDCLCGKPLKACS, from the coding sequence ATGAGTACCCTCGTTTGGTTAATCGGCATGGCGATATCATTCTCTGTCACCATGCCAGTAAACGCCTGCCCGCCCTCAGATCGGGCAGCATTACTGGCATTCAAAGCCGGTTTACACGAGCCAAACTTAGGCATCTTCAAATCATGGACTGGAACCGATTGTTGCAACAAATGGTATGGCATCACCTGCGACTCGCTAACCAAGCGAGTCGCAGACATAAACCTCCGCGGAGAGTCCGAAGACCCTATCTTCCAAAAAGCTCACCGAACCGGTTACATGACCGGTTCAATCTCTCCAGCTATTTGCAAACTGGAGAGACTCTCCAGCGTAATTATCGCGGATTGGAAGGGCATTTCCGGTATTATCCCTCCCTGCATCTCTTCTCTCCCGTCCCTACGTATTCTAGATCTCATCGGAAACCAAATCTCCGGCGAGATTCCGTTCAACATCGGCAAACTCCGCCGGTTAACGGTTCTCAACCTCGCCGATAACAAACTTACCGGTAGAATTCCTCGATCGTTAGCCGATCTATCATCGTTAAAGCATCTAGATCTGAGAAACAACATGATTTCCGGAACGATTCCACGAAACTTTGGGAAGCTTCGAATGATGAGCCGTTGTTTACTCAGCGGCAATCGGATCTACGGTCCGATACCGGAAACAATCTCCTACATCTACCGTCTCTCAGATCTAGATCTATCGTTAAACCGACTCACCGGACCGATTCCTGACTCGCTCGGAAAAATGTCAGTATTAGGAACACTAAACCTAGACGGAAACTTAATTTCCGGTAAACTTCCGGCAACGTTGATAAATTCGCGAATAAGTATATTGAATTTGAGTAGAAACGCGATTGAAGGAAACATACCTGATGTTTTCGATTCGAGATCTTACTTTATGGTGATGGATCTGTCGTATAATAAGCTGAAAGGATCGATTCCGAAATCGATATCGTCAGCGTCGTTTATCGGTCATCTGGATCTGAGTCATAATCATCTGTGCGGTGCGATTCCGGCAGCCGAGTGGTTCGAGCACTTGGAAGCGACGTCGTTTATGTATAACGATTGCTTGTGTGGAAAGCCTCTGAAAGCTTGTTCATAA